The segment AGTCCAGTTTTGCAGCGGCTTTTAAGGGACTTTCTTAGTGAAAGCGTAAGCACGTTTAGTCCAGTGGTGCTTTTCGTAAAACTTGATACCAAGGTCATTCTCAAGAACGGCACAAAGACGCATTGATTTACAATGCAGATCTTTCGCAATCACTTCGGCTTGCTTTAACATTTCACCGCCCAGGCCTTGAGAACGCATCTTTTCAGTACTGACAAGATCGTCGATATAAAGATGACGGCCGCGAACAAAATCATAAAGTATGCGATAGCCCATCACTGCAATGATTTCGCCTTTTTGTTCCATGGCAAGGATTTCATATCCATCCATGGCGTGAGCATGCCGGTAAATTTCCAGATACTCCTGAACATTCAAATGAGGCCGCAGCTCTTTCATTACTGGAAAGCAGCGTTCAAGTTCTTCACGATTTTGAATTTTAACAAAAGTAATGTCCTTCATGACTCCTACTTTCTCAGCTTCATCATCTCAAGGATCGCAAGACTCATTTCATCGCCTTGGTCTTGTAGACCCTGCATTACCCCATCGCGATCTTCGGGGCTCCGATTCTGGCTGAGTTTAAATTTGCCTTGCAAAGACTTTACCCGGATTTTAAATCCCGCAATGTGCTTACTCAGGGCTTCGTCTTGCAAATCCTCTGGAACCCAAAAGTCCCAACGAGGAGAGCGGCCCGATTCCATGTGATTCGTGAGCTTTTCAATACACTCTGTAATGTTTTTGGTGTCTTCGATAAGTTCGCAAGAGCCCGTGATATGAACAACGGCGTAGTTCCAAGTCGGCACGTCGTTTTCTTTGTACCAAACCGGAGTAATATACTGGTGTGGCCCGTGAAAAATCACATAGGCATCCGATTGACCAATTGTTTTTGCATGGGGATTTGCGCGCGCCAGATGTCCCAAGAGGAACATCTCATCACCGTGTGTTTCTAAAACCAAAGGGAGATGACTGACAAAAGGCATCCCCCCTTGAACGGTGAACACAGTCGCAAACGGATACTGACGAATCAAATCCAGCGACTGACCAG is part of the Bdellovibrionales bacterium genome and harbors:
- a CDS encoding GNAT family N-acetyltransferase, encoding MKDITFVKIQNREELERCFPVMKELRPHLNVQEYLEIYRHAHAMDGYEILAMEQKGEIIAVMGYRILYDFVRGRHLYIDDLVSTEKMRSQGLGGEMLKQAEVIAKDLHCKSMRLCAVLENDLGIKFYEKHHWTKRAYAFTKKVP
- a CDS encoding FMN-binding negative transcriptional regulator, which gives rise to MYVPTRFSNKDAGQSLDLIRQYPFATVFTVQGGMPFVSHLPLVLETHGDEMFLLGHLARANPHAKTIGQSDAYVIFHGPHQYITPVWYKENDVPTWNYAVVHITGSCELIEDTKNITECIEKLTNHMESGRSPRWDFWVPEDLQDEALSKHIAGFKIRVKSLQGKFKLSQNRSPEDRDGVMQGLQDQGDEMSLAILEMMKLRK